Within the Aspergillus luchuensis IFO 4308 DNA, chromosome 5, nearly complete sequence genome, the region AGAGTGAAATCGCAAAACGTGAAGTAAGTGGGGGAACTGCGCTTGCAGAGACCGACGCAAATGgcaagatccagatacagtaCATGTATTGCCTGCCATACGGAAGGCATACAGCATTGCGGGCcacaagaaagaggaggggagaccAGAAAACACTTAAATGGGAGGATTCGTTGCCCTGAGGTAGTTCACTGGTGAATGCCGTCGCACTGATGCAACAATCCCTTGTAACTTACCCACATCGCCCACCACTCGACATGTCTCGTTGCCCAGGGTTTTCCACGTTCCACAAGTCAATACTACTTTGTGCGACGGTGTcattgaaggaaaggagcCTTGAACCACGGGCTAGGTGGGCAAGTTTCAGAGACTATGGACTTAAGAAATTGTGGTGGAGTTCAGAGCGAATGAGGTCAAATTAGACAAATGACTGCGCTGGACGAGAAAATACCCCACGCGCTTTGATCCGTAGTAAAGCAGGTTGCCGCACATCTCAACCGTTACTGTGTCTCACTTGGTCAACTATGGTGACACCGAGCCATCGTGGCAAAAGATCCAATGGGCGATTATCACGAACTTGCTTTGGCTAATCTCGTTGCTAAGCTTAAAACCCATTTGCTATTGTCAACGGTAATCCGCTTTCTCTTGCCAGGCCAGGCATTTTAATTTCTCTGGCTAATTCTCCCTTCAGCACGGTACAGTACATACGCAGTTGTTCTTCTACGAGTTTTGTTGTCATCGAAAAATGCCAAAGTCAGAACCGCGGGCGGGCATCCGCGCACGCACCCGGCAGACCGAGAGTCGCAGTACCGCTTTCGACCCACGATCTATCCAAAGACTGGAGCCCGTAATGcgttctccccagcagcctctgcGGTCCCGTCGACTCCCATCCACGGTAAGCCTTCACGTACGGTTACTGGGCCCGGATCGTTCCACTGACTTCACGCACCCACCAGCTGCCACAGgtatctggttctggttctcgagaccctccttctgccCCATCGCTGAAGAATCACGAGGCATGTTTGGCTACGGTCGAAACACTGGAGCGGGAGATTGAAGCGTTGCAGAGAGACAAAGAGACCCTATCGGAGCGCGTTGGAAGCGTCGAAAGTGAGATCCAGGAATTGTTGAACAAACAGCATCAGTGGAGACAACAGCTGCCTGAGCGGCGCGCGACTCAACAGCTGATGGACgaaatgcagcataccgTTGCGAGTTGGCACCAACGGCTTCGCAGCCCGGCTGGTTTGCCAGAAAAGGCGGATCCTGCCGCCGTGACGACTGCTCTACCAGAAATGTTAGCGGTGCCGGATATGTGGAATGCTCaggaggacggagggggtGCATTTAACAACGATCATGGCATTGAACCGGACTCCGGTGACTTtacgcagcttcttcaattctaGTTTCTCTACAGTACCGTAGtatttgatattttttcTGGCGCGAATGCGCTCAAGTAGACCGATCAACAATGACGAGGTGTGATCTGCAGATGGACCGGGTGATGCTAGGGTGGGTAAACCGTCTTGTATATAGCGGGCAGGCCTATTCCACGGACAAACAATTGcgctcggcagcagcactcAATACCCAAATGacgttcttctccgcctACCAGCAAACGGAGCATGGGCCAGGTTTCACGCGGT harbors:
- a CDS encoding cell division protein ZapB translates to MGDYHELALANLVAKLKTHLLLSTHGTVHTQLFFYEFCCHRKMPKSEPRAGIRARTRQTESRSTAFDPRSIQRLEPVMRSPQQPLRSRRLPSTLPQVSGSGSRDPPSAPSLKNHEACLATVETLEREIEALQRDKETLSERVGSVESEIQELLNKQHQWRQQLPERRATQQLMDEMQHTVASWHQRLRSPAGLPEKADPAAVTTALPEMLAVPDMWNAQEDGGGAFNNDHGIEPDSGDFTQLLQF